The uncultured Hyphomonas sp. genome includes a window with the following:
- the groES gene encoding co-chaperone GroES yields the protein MKLRPLHDRVVVRRVKEEEKTKGGIIIPDTAKEKPQEGEIVAVGKGATGEDGKTIALDVKKGDRVLFGKWSGTEVSVNGEDLLIMKESDIMGVLEK from the coding sequence ATGAAACTTCGTCCCCTGCACGATCGCGTCGTCGTACGTCGCGTCAAGGAAGAGGAAAAGACCAAGGGCGGCATCATCATTCCCGACACGGCTAAGGAAAAGCCGCAGGAAGGTGAAATTGTTGCAGTCGGTAAAGGCGCAACCGGTGAAGATGGCAAGACCATCGCTCTGGACGTGAAAAAGGGCGACCGCGTCCTGTTCGGCAAATGGTCCGGCACGGAAGTCTCCGTCAACGGCGAAGACCTGCTCATCATGAAAGAAAGCGACATCATGGGTGTGCTGGAGAAATAA
- the groL gene encoding chaperonin GroEL (60 kDa chaperone family; promotes refolding of misfolded polypeptides especially under stressful conditions; forms two stacked rings of heptamers to form a barrel-shaped 14mer; ends can be capped by GroES; misfolded proteins enter the barrel where they are refolded when GroES binds): MAAKHVVFGAEAREKMLKGVDTLANAVKVTLGPKGRNVVIEKSFGAPRTTKDGVTVAKEIELEDKLENMGAQMLREVASKANDVAGDGTTTATVLAQAIVREGMKRVAAGMNPMDLKRGIDKAAAEVVSDLAHHSKKVKTNEEIAQVGTISANGETEVGAMIAEAMAKVGNEGVITVEEAKSLETELDVVEGMQFDRGYLSPYFITNPDKMIAELEDCYVLLHESKLSSLQPMLPILEQVVQSQKPLLIIAEDVDGEALATLVVNKLRGGLKIAAVKAPGFGDRRKAMLQDIAVLTGGQVISEDLGIKLENVGMEMLGTAKRITIDKDNTTIVDGAGKKKEIEARVSQIRKQIDDTSSDYDREKLQERLAKLAGGVAVIKVGGATEVEVKERKDRVDDALNATRAAVEEGIVPGGGTALLRASKNIDVVGENDDEKAGIDIVRKALEAPVRQIAENAGVEGSVVVNTILQTKSRSHGFNAQTEEYGDLVAMGVIDPVKVVRSALQNASSVAGLLITTEAAIAEAPKKDAPAGGGMPDMGGMGGMGGMGF; this comes from the coding sequence ATGGCTGCAAAACATGTAGTTTTTGGCGCTGAAGCCCGCGAAAAGATGCTCAAGGGCGTCGACACGCTGGCCAACGCCGTAAAAGTGACGCTCGGCCCGAAAGGCCGTAACGTCGTCATCGAAAAATCCTTCGGCGCCCCGCGCACCACGAAGGACGGTGTCACCGTCGCAAAAGAGATCGAGCTGGAAGACAAGCTCGAGAACATGGGCGCACAGATGCTGCGCGAAGTCGCTTCCAAGGCCAACGATGTGGCCGGTGACGGCACCACGACCGCCACGGTGCTCGCCCAGGCCATCGTTCGCGAAGGCATGAAGCGCGTCGCTGCCGGCATGAACCCGATGGATCTGAAGCGCGGCATCGACAAGGCAGCTGCTGAAGTCGTCTCCGACCTCGCCCATCACTCCAAGAAGGTGAAGACCAACGAAGAGATCGCCCAGGTCGGCACCATCTCCGCCAATGGTGAAACCGAAGTCGGCGCGATGATCGCTGAAGCCATGGCGAAAGTCGGCAATGAAGGCGTCATCACGGTTGAAGAAGCCAAGTCGCTCGAAACCGAACTCGACGTCGTCGAAGGCATGCAGTTCGACCGCGGCTACCTGTCGCCGTACTTCATCACCAACCCGGACAAGATGATTGCCGAGCTGGAAGACTGCTACGTCCTGCTTCACGAGTCGAAACTGTCCAGCCTGCAGCCGATGCTGCCGATCCTGGAACAGGTTGTTCAGTCGCAGAAGCCGCTGCTGATCATCGCTGAAGACGTTGACGGCGAAGCCCTGGCGACCCTGGTCGTCAACAAGCTGCGCGGCGGCCTGAAAATCGCTGCTGTCAAAGCCCCGGGCTTCGGCGACCGCCGCAAGGCCATGCTGCAGGACATCGCTGTCCTCACCGGCGGCCAGGTCATCTCCGAAGACCTCGGCATCAAGCTGGAAAACGTCGGCATGGAAATGCTCGGCACCGCCAAGCGCATCACCATCGACAAGGACAACACGACCATCGTCGACGGCGCCGGCAAGAAGAAAGAGATCGAAGCTCGCGTGTCCCAGATCCGCAAGCAGATCGACGACACCTCTTCCGACTATGACCGCGAGAAACTGCAGGAACGTCTGGCCAAGCTGGCTGGCGGTGTTGCCGTGATCAAGGTCGGCGGTGCAACCGAAGTCGAAGTGAAAGAGCGTAAGGACCGCGTCGACGACGCCCTGAACGCAACCCGCGCTGCTGTCGAAGAAGGCATCGTCCCGGGTGGTGGTACGGCTCTGCTCCGCGCCTCCAAGAACATCGACGTGGTTGGCGAAAACGACGACGAGAAAGCCGGCATCGACATCGTCCGCAAGGCGCTCGAAGCTCCGGTTCGTCAGATCGCCGAAAACGCTGGCGTCGAAGGCTCTGTGGTCGTCAACACGATCCTGCAGACCAAGTCGCGCTCGCACGGCTTCAACGCCCAGACCGAAGAATATGGCGACCTGGTTGCCATGGGCGTCATCGACCCGGTCAAAGTTGTCCGTTCGGCCCTGCAGAACGCCTCCTCCGTGGCTGGCCTGCTGATCACGACGGAAGCTGCCATTGCTGAAGCGCCTAAGAAGGATGCTCCGGCTGGCGGCGGCATGCCGGACATGGGCGGCATGGGTGGCATGGGCGGCATGGGCTTCTAA
- a CDS encoding acyl-CoA synthetase has translation MMSSQDFWNLGDLLDAVGAALGPDDIALVHGDRRITWPEMTARSNRLARNLLARGAKTGDKVGFYLRNQPEYMEGLAACFKGRLTHVNVNYRYLEDELFYIFDNSDATVVFFDVEFMDQVKKVQPRLPGVTSWVQIGGGETADFAVAYEDLAIQGDPSTLGFPRSGDDLLFLYTGGTTGMPKGVMWSHKIWRQAGMEGAEAQGLPVPKNIEEHVMAAQALGRHVRNIPACPLMHGTGLFTAMGSLVGGGTIVTLTENKHFDPQNLFETIEREGVTNMAIVGDAFGKPMLAYLDANPGKHKLDTVVGIISSGVMWSTEVKRGLLRHMPNAAMTDSFGASEAVGFGTSIMTADGEVKTSKFTIGSKCKVFTEDGREVVPGSGEAGFIARGGAVPLGYYKDPEKTEKTFKTINGVRYSVPGDWCTVEPDGTITLLGRGSNCINTAGEKVYPEEVEEALKAHDAVKDALVVGVPDDKWGQAITAVVSLDGQADEASLREFVKTKLAHYKAPKRVLFKDDLGRAVNGKADYKSIKAFALAELGIEA, from the coding sequence ATGATGAGCTCGCAGGATTTCTGGAATCTCGGTGATTTGCTGGACGCCGTCGGCGCAGCGCTTGGCCCGGACGATATTGCCCTGGTCCATGGCGACCGGCGCATTACCTGGCCGGAGATGACGGCCCGCTCCAACCGGCTGGCGCGCAACCTGCTGGCACGGGGCGCGAAGACAGGCGACAAGGTCGGCTTCTATCTGCGCAACCAGCCGGAATACATGGAAGGGCTCGCCGCCTGTTTCAAAGGCCGCCTGACGCATGTGAACGTCAATTACCGTTATCTTGAAGACGAGCTTTTCTACATCTTCGACAATTCCGACGCGACGGTCGTGTTCTTCGACGTCGAGTTCATGGACCAGGTGAAAAAGGTCCAGCCGCGCCTGCCCGGCGTGACCAGCTGGGTCCAGATCGGCGGCGGCGAAACGGCGGACTTTGCCGTGGCCTATGAAGACCTTGCCATACAGGGCGACCCGTCCACGCTCGGTTTCCCGCGGTCCGGCGATGACCTGCTCTTCCTCTATACCGGCGGCACGACCGGCATGCCGAAAGGCGTGATGTGGTCCCACAAGATCTGGCGCCAGGCCGGCATGGAAGGCGCCGAGGCCCAGGGCCTGCCGGTGCCGAAAAACATTGAGGAACATGTCATGGCGGCGCAGGCGCTTGGCCGGCATGTCCGCAATATTCCCGCCTGCCCGCTGATGCATGGCACGGGCCTGTTCACCGCCATGGGCTCACTGGTCGGCGGCGGCACTATCGTGACCCTCACGGAAAACAAGCATTTCGACCCGCAGAACCTGTTCGAAACCATCGAGCGGGAGGGCGTGACCAATATGGCCATCGTGGGCGATGCGTTCGGCAAGCCGATGCTGGCCTATCTCGACGCCAATCCCGGCAAGCACAAACTGGACACGGTGGTGGGCATCATTTCGTCCGGTGTCATGTGGAGCACCGAGGTCAAGCGCGGCCTGCTGCGCCATATGCCGAACGCGGCCATGACCGACAGTTTCGGCGCCTCTGAGGCGGTTGGCTTCGGCACATCCATCATGACCGCAGACGGCGAGGTGAAGACATCAAAATTCACCATCGGCTCGAAGTGCAAAGTGTTCACCGAGGACGGCCGCGAAGTCGTGCCGGGCAGCGGCGAGGCCGGCTTTATCGCCCGCGGCGGCGCTGTGCCGCTCGGCTATTACAAAGATCCGGAGAAAACCGAAAAGACGTTCAAGACGATCAACGGCGTCCGGTACTCCGTACCCGGAGACTGGTGCACGGTGGAACCCGACGGCACGATCACCCTGCTCGGCCGCGGCTCCAACTGCATCAACACCGCCGGTGAGAAAGTCTATCCGGAAGAAGTCGAGGAAGCCCTGAAGGCGCATGACGCCGTGAAGGACGCCCTTGTGGTCGGCGTACCGGACGACAAATGGGGCCAGGCCATCACGGCTGTCGTGTCGCTCGACGGACAGGCAGACGAGGCATCCCTGCGGGAATTCGTGAAAACGAAGCTCGCTCACTACAAGGCGCCCAAACGGGTCCTGTTCAAGGACGATCTTGGCCGCGCGGTGAACGGCAAGGCGGACTACAAGTCCATAAAGGCCTTTGCGCTTGCAGAACTCGGCATCGAGGCCTGA
- a CDS encoding PaaI family thioesterase produces MSEDGALKPPPPGFAPRPTRGKFSIHNGPSYLATGEGDLRCGIWVLDRHCNGMGFMHGGMICAFADSALAWAVWSATERMSVTIKLTMEFMGIVPEGSWLEAHPQVKGVDGDLVHVMADMKTEDGALVARADAVFRSLRRRKA; encoded by the coding sequence ATGAGCGAAGACGGCGCGCTGAAACCGCCGCCGCCCGGCTTTGCGCCGCGCCCCACGCGCGGCAAATTCTCGATCCATAATGGCCCGTCCTATCTGGCGACGGGCGAGGGCGACCTCCGCTGCGGCATCTGGGTGCTGGACCGTCACTGTAACGGCATGGGCTTCATGCATGGCGGCATGATCTGTGCCTTTGCCGACAGCGCGCTCGCCTGGGCCGTCTGGTCGGCGACGGAGCGGATGTCTGTCACGATCAAGCTGACCATGGAATTCATGGGCATCGTGCCCGAAGGCAGCTGGCTGGAAGCGCACCCGCAGGTTAAAGGCGTGGACGGGGACCTCGTTCACGTCATGGCGGACATGAAGACCGAAGACGGCGCGCTGGTGGCACGGGCCGATGCTGTTTTCCGGTCCTTGCGGCGCCGGAAAGCCTGA
- a CDS encoding DUF192 domain-containing protein — protein sequence MKRFLVSGMAAFALVLSAPAALAELETSPLTIESANGAHAFTVEIADEPEEITTGLMNRESMDPDAGMLFDFGQPREAAMWMKNTLIPLDMLFMDPQGKVIAIARETVPGSLRTVTPGVPVKSVLELNGGRAEELGIEPGDEVIHPIFGNADE from the coding sequence ATGAAACGCTTTCTTGTCAGCGGCATGGCCGCGTTCGCCCTCGTTCTTTCCGCGCCGGCTGCACTGGCCGAGCTGGAAACCAGCCCGCTGACCATCGAATCCGCGAATGGCGCACACGCCTTCACGGTTGAGATCGCCGACGAGCCGGAAGAAATCACCACTGGCCTCATGAACCGTGAGAGCATGGACCCGGATGCGGGTATGCTGTTCGATTTCGGCCAGCCGCGCGAAGCGGCGATGTGGATGAAGAACACACTGATCCCGCTGGACATGCTGTTCATGGACCCGCAAGGCAAAGTCATCGCCATCGCGCGTGAGACCGTGCCCGGCTCCCTGCGGACCGTCACGCCCGGCGTGCCGGTGAAATCGGTTCTTGAGCTGAATGGCGGCCGCGCCGAAGAGTTGGGTATCGAACCCGGCGATGAAGTGATCCATCCCATTTTCGGCAACGCCGACGAATGA
- a CDS encoding cold shock domain-containing protein has translation MRVIGRVKWFDSAKGYGFIVAESTSDPGLTGDVMIHITCLRSYGETYADEGARIVCNAMQTERGWQTASIIEMERPKAVVARELGVEPDYEPVTLKWFNRARGYGFVQREGKDQDIFVHAVVLRKAGFEEIEPGTGLQAIIEDGAKGEHVTSLKPR, from the coding sequence GTGCGTGTGATCGGTCGCGTCAAATGGTTCGACAGCGCCAAGGGCTACGGTTTCATCGTGGCGGAATCGACCTCGGATCCGGGGCTGACTGGCGATGTCATGATTCACATCACCTGCCTGCGCTCCTATGGCGAAACCTATGCCGATGAGGGCGCCCGCATCGTCTGCAACGCCATGCAGACCGAGCGTGGCTGGCAGACCGCCAGCATCATCGAGATGGAGCGCCCGAAGGCGGTCGTGGCCCGGGAACTGGGCGTTGAGCCGGATTATGAGCCTGTCACGCTGAAATGGTTCAACCGGGCACGTGGTTACGGTTTTGTGCAGCGGGAAGGCAAGGATCAGGACATCTTCGTCCACGCCGTTGTGCTGCGCAAAGCGGGCTTTGAAGAGATCGAGCCGGGCACCGGACTGCAAGCCATCATCGAGGACGGCGCTAAGGGCGAGCACGTCACCAGCCTCAAGCCGCGCTAA
- a CDS encoding CsgG/HfaB family protein — MRNKMRFAGRLLVSAMAVVLVSCATPPKVTTKMAEPVVNPRTQTEYALLWLPKPSEQIPVAVYGVSDETGAFKPSDTVQTLSRAVTQGATPILIKALQDAGDQSWFKVIEREKLDNLLKERQIILEMRQRYLGESARDSLALPALLFAGILIEGAITGYDTNTQTGGAGARYLGIGADTQYREDAVSVYLRAVSVKTGEVLISVSTEQRVASVAWQANAFKYVAYRELLEAEAGITLNQPRHLAVRQALEKAVYGLIIEGVKSGLWSFDDPELGQTALEFYDTNYRTEFPKAALKGVPKELLQDKPAWGDK; from the coding sequence ATGCGTAATAAAATGCGGTTTGCAGGACGATTGCTTGTTTCGGCCATGGCCGTGGTGCTCGTGTCCTGCGCCACACCACCGAAGGTGACAACGAAAATGGCCGAACCGGTCGTCAATCCACGTACGCAGACGGAGTATGCATTGCTCTGGCTGCCGAAACCATCGGAACAGATTCCGGTGGCGGTCTACGGCGTGAGCGACGAGACCGGTGCGTTCAAACCGAGCGACACCGTGCAGACGCTGTCACGCGCCGTGACCCAGGGGGCAACGCCGATCCTGATCAAGGCGTTGCAGGACGCGGGCGACCAGAGCTGGTTCAAGGTCATCGAACGTGAAAAGCTCGATAACCTGCTGAAGGAACGCCAGATCATCCTGGAGATGCGCCAACGCTATCTGGGCGAGTCCGCGCGGGATTCACTGGCGCTGCCGGCACTCCTGTTTGCCGGTATCCTGATCGAGGGCGCCATTACGGGCTACGACACAAACACGCAAACCGGCGGTGCAGGCGCGCGCTATCTCGGGATCGGCGCCGACACGCAATACCGTGAGGATGCCGTTTCGGTCTACCTCCGCGCGGTCAGCGTGAAGACCGGAGAGGTGCTGATCTCTGTTTCGACCGAGCAGCGGGTGGCGTCTGTCGCCTGGCAAGCCAATGCATTCAAATATGTTGCTTACAGGGAACTGCTCGAGGCGGAAGCGGGTATCACCCTGAACCAGCCCCGGCACCTTGCTGTACGCCAGGCGCTTGAGAAGGCCGTTTACGGCCTGATCATCGAGGGTGTGAAGTCCGGCCTCTGGTCCTTCGACGACCCGGAACTCGGACAGACCGCGCTCGAATTTTATGACACCAACTACCGGACGGAATTCCCGAAGGCAGCGCTGAAAGGCGTTCCGAAGGAGCTTCTGCAAGACAAACCCGCATGGGGGGACAAGTGA
- a CDS encoding curli assembly protein CsgF, giving the protein MTNCKAPETAISPGGFRLFLPAVLLLVLGLMATPPAAAQELVYTPVNPSFGGNPFNSAHLLGVANAQDDTEAPSSGSSGDPQADLFIRQLQSRLLSGLASEVSNAIFGDNPQDYGRVVFGDQTVEFQRGLDSITLTIFDATTGTTTEIVVPVFTTGG; this is encoded by the coding sequence ATGACGAATTGCAAGGCACCTGAAACGGCCATTAGCCCTGGCGGCTTCCGCTTGTTCCTCCCGGCGGTGTTGCTGCTTGTTCTTGGGCTGATGGCCACACCGCCTGCGGCGGCGCAGGAGCTGGTCTACACACCAGTCAATCCGTCGTTTGGGGGCAATCCCTTCAATTCGGCGCACCTGCTGGGTGTGGCGAATGCGCAGGACGATACCGAGGCTCCGTCCAGCGGCTCATCCGGTGATCCGCAGGCAGATCTGTTCATCCGTCAGCTGCAGAGCCGGCTCCTGTCCGGCCTCGCTTCGGAAGTGTCGAATGCGATCTTCGGGGACAATCCACAGGATTACGGTCGGGTCGTTTTCGGAGACCAGACAGTGGAATTCCAGCGGGGTCTGGATTCGATCACACTGACCATCTTTGATGCCACGACCGGGACCACGACGGAGATTGTCGTACCAGTCTTCACGACAGGCGGCTGA
- a CDS encoding helix-turn-helix transcriptional regulator, with protein sequence MAQSYPGSPGHFQELLLEGMCDSQCLPEALEWLNQYCGSGSAQLIAVSDSNLILDSSIAGTVDLEVFDREVEYLPLNPRTKVFDNMPTGYIFHDSDIVDDETIKTHPVYQEFLIPARIGQFTGAILSRGEGHIVGLAIARPYEDGPFEEAVIRRFSQIVRGALPVVQLAEQLVDTRASSLLELFGPQAHVAILDKEGVLLRYSEQFEKLLSAGLVRRDRFGRLDMLSDDFNASLSGALKGVNGTAGGRFSFTRLRPERTFICSVTPVPPMKNFGGRSGHAILFLDPLLVPHRLDRHLLRQAFILTEAECDVCERLYAGDTLAEIADGREVALSTIKSLMKSILMKTGARRQAEVIIKLSRFAFKAAD encoded by the coding sequence GTGGCGCAATCCTACCCCGGATCACCGGGGCATTTTCAGGAACTCCTGCTTGAGGGCATGTGCGACAGCCAGTGTCTCCCCGAGGCGCTGGAATGGCTGAACCAGTATTGTGGGTCAGGTTCGGCGCAGCTGATTGCAGTCAGTGACTCCAATCTGATACTCGATTCCTCCATCGCCGGGACGGTCGATCTGGAAGTGTTCGATCGTGAGGTTGAATACCTTCCTCTGAATCCGAGGACCAAGGTTTTCGACAACATGCCCACCGGGTACATCTTCCACGATTCCGACATCGTGGATGATGAAACGATCAAGACACATCCTGTATATCAGGAGTTTCTGATCCCGGCGCGGATCGGTCAGTTCACGGGCGCCATCCTTTCGCGGGGAGAAGGGCATATCGTTGGTCTTGCCATCGCGCGACCCTATGAAGACGGGCCGTTTGAAGAGGCTGTCATCCGGAGGTTTTCCCAGATTGTGCGGGGCGCTCTCCCGGTCGTGCAGCTGGCCGAACAGTTGGTCGACACACGCGCTTCGTCTTTGCTGGAACTGTTCGGGCCGCAAGCCCATGTTGCCATTCTCGACAAGGAAGGCGTGCTGCTGCGCTATTCCGAGCAGTTTGAAAAGCTTCTGTCCGCGGGGCTCGTCAGGCGGGATCGTTTTGGGCGGCTCGACATGCTGTCGGATGATTTCAATGCCAGCCTGTCAGGCGCCCTGAAAGGCGTAAACGGAACGGCCGGAGGGCGTTTCTCGTTTACCCGTCTCCGTCCGGAGCGGACCTTTATCTGTTCGGTCACGCCCGTGCCGCCCATGAAGAATTTCGGCGGCCGGTCGGGGCATGCAATCCTTTTCCTCGATCCGCTGCTGGTGCCACACCGCCTGGACCGGCATCTGCTGCGGCAGGCTTTCATTTTGACCGAAGCGGAATGCGATGTCTGCGAACGGCTTTATGCCGGCGACACGCTGGCTGAAATCGCGGACGGACGTGAGGTTGCCCTCAGCACGATCAAGTCGCTCATGAAGTCCATCCTCATGAAGACCGGGGCCCGGCGCCAGGCCGAAGTCATCATTAAACTGTCACGCTTCGCGTTCAAAGCAGCCGACTAA
- a CDS encoding BCCT family transporter — protein sequence MAQDFETNAPDVHAAEAEMSEEETLFVYETDYEVGQDNVEIAGLDVHNPVFFLSAGLIVLFSAMSLLFPEAATQYLTAAKTWTLQRADWLFAVTPLIVFAFALYLTFSPLGKIRLGGASAEPEFKTHSWVAMLFAAGVGVGFMFYGAAEPLAYYTDWYGTPLNAVPETPTAERLAFSATIFHWGLAPWAIYAIVGLALGFFAHNKGLPLSIRSACYHVFGERVWGWPGHIIDMFAVVSTVFGLATTIGIGATQASSGIAYLFGFEPNRYLQIALIAFMTGLAVLSVLRGMDGGVKLLSNINMSIAFGLLIFVVIAGPTVLIFTGLGQNFLAYLTDMPALTNWVDRPDIMWFHDWTIFYWAWWISWSPFVGMFIARISKGRTVREYFGVVLLAPFTICVIWFTAFGETALSLNQSGTGELADGMTSASLVLFEMLADLPFPLITSIIAIFLLVVFIVTSADSGALVVDTITSGGKTDAPVLQRVFWACMLGLTASALLYGGGTDVLQSLQAGTITAALPFTFILLACCFSLYLGLRDELRAMKAFEAENSDTE from the coding sequence ATGGCTCAAGATTTCGAAACGAACGCCCCGGATGTTCATGCTGCCGAAGCAGAGATGTCCGAAGAGGAAACTCTGTTTGTATATGAGACCGATTATGAAGTCGGTCAGGACAATGTCGAAATAGCGGGTCTGGACGTCCACAACCCGGTTTTCTTCCTGAGTGCCGGCCTGATCGTGCTGTTTTCGGCGATGAGCCTGCTGTTCCCGGAAGCGGCGACGCAATACCTTACAGCCGCCAAGACATGGACGCTGCAGCGGGCAGACTGGCTGTTCGCGGTGACCCCGCTGATCGTCTTCGCCTTTGCGCTTTACCTGACTTTCAGCCCCCTTGGAAAAATCCGTCTGGGCGGCGCGTCTGCCGAACCGGAATTCAAGACCCATTCCTGGGTCGCCATGCTGTTCGCGGCCGGCGTGGGCGTGGGCTTCATGTTCTATGGCGCGGCAGAGCCGCTTGCCTATTACACCGACTGGTACGGTACGCCGCTGAACGCTGTCCCTGAAACGCCCACGGCTGAGCGGCTTGCTTTCAGCGCCACCATTTTCCACTGGGGGCTGGCCCCTTGGGCGATTTACGCGATCGTCGGGCTGGCGCTCGGCTTCTTTGCCCACAACAAGGGGCTGCCGCTGAGTATCCGGTCTGCCTGTTACCATGTATTCGGTGAACGTGTCTGGGGCTGGCCCGGGCACATCATCGACATGTTCGCGGTGGTCTCGACCGTTTTCGGCCTGGCCACGACGATCGGGATCGGCGCGACCCAGGCCTCGAGCGGGATCGCCTATCTTTTCGGGTTCGAACCCAACCGCTACCTGCAGATCGCCCTGATCGCTTTCATGACGGGACTGGCGGTTCTGTCCGTCCTGCGCGGCATGGATGGCGGGGTGAAGCTTCTCAGCAATATCAATATGAGCATCGCTTTTGGCCTCCTGATCTTCGTCGTCATTGCCGGTCCGACAGTTCTGATCTTTACCGGTCTGGGCCAGAACTTCCTTGCCTATCTCACAGACATGCCAGCCCTCACCAACTGGGTGGATCGCCCTGACATCATGTGGTTCCACGACTGGACCATCTTCTACTGGGCCTGGTGGATCTCCTGGTCGCCCTTTGTCGGCATGTTCATCGCCCGTATCTCGAAAGGGCGCACCGTCCGGGAATATTTCGGCGTGGTTCTGCTGGCGCCGTTCACGATCTGCGTCATCTGGTTCACCGCGTTCGGGGAAACGGCCCTGTCGCTCAATCAGTCCGGCACAGGGGAACTGGCCGACGGCATGACCAGCGCTTCGCTTGTCCTGTTCGAGATGCTGGCTGACCTTCCGTTCCCGCTGATCACCTCGATCATCGCGATTTTCCTTCTGGTGGTCTTCATCGTCACGTCAGCCGACTCCGGGGCGCTGGTCGTCGACACGATCACCAGTGGCGGAAAGACAGATGCACCGGTCCTGCAGCGCGTGTTCTGGGCCTGCATGCTCGGGCTGACTGCGTCGGCACTGCTCTATGGCGGCGGTACGGATGTCCTGCAATCGCTGCAGGCGGGCACGATTACCGCGGCCTTGCCATTCACCTTCATCCTGCTCGCGTGCTGTTTCAGTCTCTATCTGGGCCTGCGAGATGAATTGCGGGCGATGAAGGCGTTCGAGGCGGAAAATTCCGACACGGAATGA